In the genome of Photobacterium sp. TLY01, one region contains:
- a CDS encoding lytic transglycosylase domain-containing protein: MRKQWVAVFVSLGLGLASPIVSADESFDNYVSGLKQEAREKGIDDAILESAFADVKFIERAVKADKNQPEKKLTLDEYLPRAVPQWKIEQANQYYQQHKQTLDRIGREYGVQPRFIVALWGVESNFGRLTGSYNVIEALTTLAYEGRREAFFREQVMAALTILQQGHITAADMKGSWAGAMGQPQFMPTSYLTFAVDGNGDDKVDIWKTEDDVFASAANYLKKSGWDDQYTWGRQVRLPEGLGDNLKGVESQKMKTLSEWQQLGVRRLNGAALPKVDVNAWLVQPDDNHGRAYLVYGNYQTLLKWNRSHYFALAVSTLADSIR; the protein is encoded by the coding sequence ATGCGTAAGCAATGGGTAGCTGTCTTTGTGTCCTTAGGACTGGGCCTTGCATCGCCGATAGTGTCGGCTGATGAAAGTTTTGATAATTATGTTTCCGGGTTGAAACAAGAAGCACGTGAGAAGGGGATAGATGATGCGATTCTTGAATCCGCTTTCGCCGATGTCAAATTTATTGAACGTGCTGTTAAAGCTGATAAAAATCAGCCAGAAAAGAAATTAACACTGGATGAATATTTACCCAGAGCCGTTCCTCAGTGGAAAATTGAACAGGCGAATCAGTATTATCAGCAACACAAGCAAACACTGGATCGCATTGGGCGTGAGTATGGCGTTCAGCCGAGATTCATCGTGGCATTGTGGGGCGTGGAAAGTAACTTTGGCCGTTTAACCGGCTCGTATAATGTGATTGAGGCGCTGACAACACTTGCTTATGAAGGGCGCCGTGAAGCCTTTTTCCGTGAGCAGGTCATGGCGGCTTTAACCATTTTACAGCAAGGCCATATTACGGCTGCAGATATGAAAGGTTCGTGGGCTGGTGCGATGGGCCAACCACAGTTTATGCCAACCTCGTATCTGACCTTCGCGGTTGATGGCAATGGCGATGATAAAGTCGATATCTGGAAAACGGAAGATGATGTCTTTGCTTCCGCGGCAAATTACCTGAAAAAATCAGGTTGGGATGATCAATACACATGGGGACGCCAGGTGCGGCTTCCGGAAGGGTTGGGTGATAACCTGAAAGGTGTTGAATCCCAAAAAATGAAAACGCTGTCAGAGTGGCAGCAACTGGGGGTGCGCCGTTTGAACGGAGCTGCGCTCCCTAAGGTGGATGTCAACGCATGGCTGGTGCAACCTGATGATAATCATGGCAGAGCATATTTAGTGTACGGGAATTATCAAACATTATTAAAATGGAACCGATCGCATTATTTTGCATTAGCCGTCAGTACGCTGGCAGATAGTATTCGTTAA
- the tsaB gene encoding tRNA (adenosine(37)-N6)-threonylcarbamoyltransferase complex dimerization subunit type 1 TsaB, translating to MSSKILAVDTATENCSVALLVGSEVIARCEFAPREHTTKILPMVDEVLAEADLRLTQLDALAFGRGPGSFTGVRIGIGIAQGLAFGADLPMVGVSTLAAMAQGSYRLHQACHTLAAIDARMGEIYWGQYQRQQDGDWQVLGEEAVLHPEHVSERLISVPDARWFTAGTGWQTYQEQLQALAVEKQAGTVLYPEAQDMAWLAQFALQRGEAVDAEHASPVYLRDEVTWKKLPGRE from the coding sequence ATGAGCAGTAAGATTTTAGCGGTTGATACCGCGACTGAAAATTGTTCTGTTGCGCTTTTAGTGGGCAGTGAAGTAATTGCGCGTTGTGAATTTGCGCCGCGTGAACATACCACCAAAATTTTGCCTATGGTTGATGAAGTCCTCGCCGAAGCGGATTTGCGTTTAACCCAGCTTGATGCGCTGGCGTTCGGCCGTGGCCCGGGGAGCTTCACCGGAGTGCGGATTGGTATTGGCATTGCGCAGGGACTGGCATTTGGTGCCGACTTGCCTATGGTTGGTGTGTCGACACTGGCTGCCATGGCTCAGGGAAGCTATCGTTTGCACCAGGCCTGTCATACGCTGGCAGCCATTGATGCGCGCATGGGCGAAATTTACTGGGGACAATATCAGCGCCAGCAAGATGGCGACTGGCAAGTGCTGGGTGAAGAAGCCGTCCTGCACCCGGAACACGTATCAGAGCGCTTGATTTCTGTACCGGATGCTCGCTGGTTTACTGCAGGAACTGGCTGGCAGACCTATCAGGAACAATTACAGGCATTGGCTGTCGAAAAGCAAGCCGGTACAGTGCTTTACCCTGAAGCCCAGGATATGGCATGGCTGGCTCAATTTGCTCTGCAGCGTGGTGAAGCCGTCGATGCTGAACATGCCAGTCCTGTCTATCTGCGTGATGAAGTGACATGGAAAAAATTGCCCGGCCGTGAATAA
- a CDS encoding YcgL domain-containing protein, translating to MFCAIYKSPKKENTYLYIKTKDDFSDVPEALLSTFGTPQFVMVLKLSHERKLALADINKVREQLSSQGYYLQIPPPVTNLLDEYKARKSENNT from the coding sequence ATGTTTTGTGCAATTTATAAAAGTCCTAAAAAAGAAAACACCTATTTATATATCAAGACCAAAGATGATTTTTCAGATGTACCTGAAGCTTTATTGAGCACTTTTGGTACACCTCAGTTTGTAATGGTGCTAAAACTGAGTCATGAGAGGAAGTTAGCATTGGCGGATATCAATAAGGTACGGGAGCAGCTCTCGTCCCAGGGATATTACCTGCAAATCCCGCCACCAGTGACTAACCTTCTAGACGAATACAAAGCAAGAAAGTCAGAAAATAATACATGA
- a CDS encoding ATP-dependent DNA helicase → MIAKFFQPGGALEKAIPGFQARQPQIDMAEAVGRAIQHQQQLVVEAGTGTGKTFAYLVPALIKGHKTIISTGSKNLQEQLFYRDLPLMTQALGYTGKVALLKGRSNYLCLDRLSRQITESHGGFVDPGMLSQLVTIRSWSSATKTGDISECDSIAEDSPVIPTITSTNDNCLGRECPSFEDCFVVKARRKAMEADVVVVNHHLFMADLAIKETGFGELIPEADVFIFDEAHQIPDIASQYFGQSLSSRQVQDLAKDITIGYRTEARDMRQLEKTADRLSQAASDMRLVMGEPGFRGNWREAVNSPAIQRELTRLNDALDLAHDVLKLALGRSELLDAAFERTTLLKARLTRLCDTSITGYSYWYECTPRHFTLHITPLSVAEKFHEQIEKQKGAWIFTSATLAVDEDFSHFSHRLGLQPAEQMSLTSPFDYEQQALLCVPRFLPEPNSYGLAAKLVTLMAPVIEANQGRCFFLCTSHQMVRDLAEGFRACLDLPVLVQGETSKQKLLSEYLELGNALLIATGAFWEGIDVRGQALSCVIIDKLPFTAPDDPLLKARIEDCRLRGGDPFAQVQIPDAVITLKQGVGRLIRDQQDKGVLVICDNRLVTRPYGAVFLRSLPPIPRTRDVDGVGQFLSGLHAEQQAADSQHSEA, encoded by the coding sequence ATGATTGCAAAATTCTTTCAACCCGGCGGTGCACTTGAAAAGGCGATCCCTGGTTTTCAGGCACGTCAGCCTCAGATTGATATGGCAGAAGCGGTCGGGCGGGCAATTCAGCACCAGCAGCAGCTGGTGGTTGAGGCGGGAACCGGGACAGGCAAAACTTTTGCGTATCTGGTGCCAGCGTTAATCAAAGGCCACAAAACCATTATCAGTACCGGTTCGAAAAACCTGCAGGAACAACTTTTCTACCGGGATCTGCCCCTGATGACGCAAGCGCTGGGCTATACAGGCAAAGTGGCGCTGCTGAAAGGGCGCTCCAATTATCTGTGCCTCGACCGGCTCAGCCGTCAGATCACCGAAAGCCATGGCGGATTTGTCGACCCGGGCATGCTGAGTCAGTTGGTGACGATTCGCAGTTGGTCTTCAGCGACCAAAACTGGTGATATCAGCGAGTGTGATTCGATTGCCGAAGACAGCCCGGTGATCCCGACAATTACCTCGACCAACGATAACTGTCTGGGTCGCGAGTGCCCGTCTTTTGAAGACTGCTTTGTGGTGAAAGCGCGGCGAAAAGCCATGGAGGCGGATGTGGTGGTGGTGAATCACCATTTGTTCATGGCGGATCTGGCGATTAAAGAGACAGGCTTTGGCGAGCTGATCCCGGAAGCCGATGTGTTTATTTTTGATGAAGCCCATCAGATCCCCGATATTGCCAGTCAGTATTTCGGCCAGAGTCTGTCGAGCCGGCAAGTGCAGGATCTGGCAAAAGACATTACTATCGGTTATCGCACTGAAGCCCGTGATATGCGTCAGTTGGAAAAAACCGCAGACCGACTGAGTCAGGCTGCATCCGATATGCGATTGGTGATGGGCGAACCCGGCTTTCGCGGCAACTGGCGTGAGGCGGTGAACAGTCCGGCTATTCAGCGGGAACTGACACGATTAAACGATGCGCTGGATCTGGCACATGACGTGCTCAAACTGGCGCTGGGTCGCAGTGAGCTGTTGGACGCTGCGTTTGAACGAACCACTTTGCTCAAAGCCAGACTGACACGCTTATGCGATACCTCGATCACCGGTTATTCCTATTGGTATGAATGCACCCCCCGTCATTTTACGTTGCATATTACGCCGCTGTCGGTCGCAGAGAAGTTTCATGAGCAGATAGAAAAACAAAAAGGTGCCTGGATCTTTACCTCAGCAACACTGGCTGTTGATGAAGATTTCAGTCATTTCAGCCATCGCTTAGGGCTGCAGCCTGCAGAGCAGATGTCGCTGACCAGCCCGTTTGATTATGAGCAGCAGGCGTTACTGTGCGTGCCGCGTTTTTTGCCTGAACCCAACAGTTATGGGCTGGCGGCTAAATTGGTCACGCTGATGGCCCCTGTGATTGAAGCCAATCAGGGGCGGTGCTTTTTCCTGTGCACCTCACACCAGATGGTCCGGGATCTTGCTGAAGGTTTTCGCGCCTGTCTGGATTTGCCTGTCCTGGTTCAGGGCGAAACCAGTAAGCAAAAACTGCTTTCAGAATATCTGGAATTGGGAAATGCGCTGCTTATTGCAACAGGTGCGTTCTGGGAAGGGATTGATGTTAGAGGGCAGGCGCTGAGCTGTGTTATTATCGACAAACTTCCCTTTACCGCGCCGGATGACCCGTTATTGAAGGCGCGGATAGAAGATTGTCGTCTGCGTGGCGGGGACCCCTTCGCGCAGGTGCAGATTCCGGATGCGGTGATCACCCTCAAGCAGGGAGTCGGCCGGCTCATCCGAGACCAGCAGGACAAAGGTGTGCTGGTGATCTGCGACAATCGTTTGGTCACGCGCCCGTATGGCGCTGTATTTTTAAGAAGTCTGCCGCCGATTCCCCGTACGCGGGATGTGGATGGTGTCGGACAATTTCTGTCTGGACTGCACGCAGAGCAGCAAGCAGCCGACAGCCAGCATTCAGAGGCTTGA
- the minC gene encoding septum site-determining protein MinC, with product MTKTAELKGGSYTLSSLHLADGGLEQAISFLKDKVEQAPAFFAHAPLVIDVSQAGRALDFEQLRQGIQDAGMIPVGISGCKPSHLQAQAKSAGFAIMNAAKQARATSPVMEPAKVIRTPIRSGQQIYAKNCDLVVLNHVSAGAEIIADGCIHIYGCLRGRAIAGASGETQAQIFCHNLQSELISIAGNYWLSDKIQDAFWGKSVAISLTDNNLNIEHLAV from the coding sequence ATGACAAAAACGGCAGAATTAAAAGGGGGCAGTTATACGCTCTCATCTTTACACTTAGCTGACGGCGGCTTAGAACAGGCAATCAGTTTCCTGAAAGACAAAGTGGAGCAGGCACCGGCATTCTTTGCCCATGCACCTCTGGTGATTGATGTCAGTCAGGCTGGCAGAGCGCTTGATTTTGAACAACTCCGGCAAGGCATTCAGGATGCAGGTATGATCCCGGTCGGGATCAGCGGCTGCAAGCCTTCCCACCTGCAGGCGCAGGCAAAATCAGCTGGTTTTGCCATCATGAATGCGGCCAAGCAGGCCCGCGCCACCAGCCCGGTGATGGAGCCGGCAAAAGTGATTCGTACACCGATAAGATCAGGGCAGCAAATTTATGCCAAAAATTGCGATCTCGTCGTATTGAATCATGTCAGCGCAGGTGCTGAAATTATTGCTGATGGATGTATTCATATATACGGGTGTTTACGTGGCCGGGCCATTGCCGGCGCCAGCGGTGAAACCCAGGCTCAGATTTTCTGCCATAATTTACAGTCAGAGTTAATTTCTATTGCTGGTAATTATTGGCTAAGCGACAAAATTCAAGACGCTTTTTGGGGAAAAAGTGTCGCTATCTCTCTGACTGACAACAATTTAAATATAGAGCATCTGGCTGTATAA
- a CDS encoding alpha/beta fold hydrolase, giving the protein MMYESRLPLAETELAVITSFSPCKESIKRGRLIPVSNADRARPTLLFLHGWHDNAASFDVLFEPLAARFNLVAVDWPGHGLSAHRQTDNYYYFMDYVDDLAQIVQSLSSQNLMLVGHSLGALVAAAYAGAFPESVTGLVLIEGLAPLHESADLAAKRLRQGIESRTKRRQRQPAELKLDSFQAALSVRCRVNGLTPEQLRPLVQRATRSDGQHWYWRHDDKLRCDSLFRMTEEQAQALMRHIECPVLSVIGEKGFSSLKGSDAGLSWLKQAEQIVIPGGHHCHLDSPRLVCDQILLLSSKINKLV; this is encoded by the coding sequence ATGATGTATGAAAGCCGTTTACCGCTGGCTGAAACTGAGCTGGCGGTCATCACGTCTTTTTCTCCCTGCAAGGAAAGCATAAAGCGCGGCAGACTTATCCCTGTAAGCAATGCCGACAGAGCCCGTCCGACGCTTTTGTTTCTGCACGGATGGCACGATAACGCCGCCAGCTTTGATGTGCTGTTTGAGCCACTGGCGGCAAGGTTCAACCTGGTTGCCGTGGATTGGCCCGGGCATGGGCTTTCTGCGCATCGTCAGACAGATAATTATTATTATTTCATGGACTACGTCGATGATCTGGCTCAGATCGTACAGTCTCTGTCCTCTCAAAACCTGATGCTGGTTGGTCACTCTTTGGGGGCGCTGGTGGCGGCAGCCTACGCAGGAGCTTTTCCTGAGTCAGTCACTGGACTGGTGCTGATCGAAGGACTTGCGCCACTCCATGAAAGTGCGGATCTGGCGGCGAAAAGGTTGCGGCAGGGGATTGAAAGCCGCACAAAGCGCAGGCAGCGCCAGCCTGCAGAACTTAAGCTGGATTCGTTTCAGGCCGCACTCTCTGTTCGTTGCCGGGTCAACGGGTTAACGCCAGAGCAGCTCAGGCCATTGGTTCAGCGAGCCACCCGGAGCGATGGTCAGCACTGGTACTGGCGTCATGACGATAAGTTGCGTTGTGATTCGTTGTTCAGGATGACAGAGGAACAGGCTCAGGCGCTGATGCGGCATATTGAGTGTCCGGTATTATCAGTGATCGGCGAGAAAGGTTTTTCATCCCTGAAAGGATCGGACGCGGGCTTGTCATGGCTGAAACAGGCCGAACAAATCGTGATACCCGGAGGTCATCACTGCCATCTTGATAGCCCCCGGCTTGTTTGTGATCAGATTTTGCTGTTGAGTTCAAAAATCAACAAGCTGGTCTAA
- the fadD gene encoding long-chain-fatty-acid--CoA ligase FadD, translating into MDKVWLNRYPDDVPAEINPDTYTSLVELFEQSVQKYSDQTAFINMGQVMTFRKLEERSRAFAAYLQNDLKLEKGDRVAVMMPNLLQYPIALFGILRAGCVVVNVNPLYTPRELEHQLNDSGAKAIVIVSNFAHTLEKIVDKTRVEHVILTSLGDQLSRPKGTLVNFVVKHIKKMVPKYHLPHATSLNHALKRGRRMQYVKPFMSGEDISFLQYTGGTTGVAKGAVLTHRNMIANVLQAKAAYGPILHDGRELVVTALPLYHVFALTVNCLLFIEMGGQNLLITNPRDIPAFVKELKRYPFTALTGVNTLFNALLNNEDFLELDFSRLHLSVGGGMAVQRAVAEKWLATTKNYLLEGYGLTECSPLVAAYPHDLTDYNGSIGLPVSSTDIRIVDEEGHVLAMDQTGELQVKGPQVMKGYWQRPEATREVLTEDGWLSTGDIVRFDDDGFLHIVDRKKDMILVSGFNVYPNEVEDVVALHSKVLEVAAIGQPDEASGEVVKICVVKRDPSLTREELLSHCRQYLTGYKVPKVVEFRDELPKTNVGKILRRALREESDQVAQKETAQA; encoded by the coding sequence GTGGATAAGGTTTGGCTTAACCGCTATCCGGATGATGTACCGGCTGAAATCAACCCTGATACTTACACGTCATTGGTTGAACTGTTTGAACAGTCCGTCCAGAAATATTCCGATCAAACGGCCTTTATCAATATGGGCCAGGTGATGACTTTCAGAAAACTGGAAGAACGCAGTCGTGCATTTGCGGCCTATCTGCAAAATGACCTGAAGCTTGAAAAGGGCGATCGGGTCGCCGTCATGATGCCAAACCTGCTTCAGTATCCTATCGCACTGTTCGGTATACTCCGTGCGGGTTGTGTGGTGGTGAATGTCAACCCGCTCTACACACCCCGTGAACTGGAGCATCAGCTCAATGACTCTGGTGCGAAAGCCATTGTAATTGTGTCGAATTTCGCCCACACGCTGGAGAAAATCGTCGACAAAACCCGTGTTGAACATGTCATTTTAACCAGTCTGGGAGATCAGCTTTCCCGGCCTAAAGGCACACTGGTTAATTTTGTGGTGAAGCACATTAAAAAGATGGTCCCTAAATACCACCTGCCGCATGCCACCTCACTGAACCATGCGCTCAAGCGCGGGCGCAGAATGCAATACGTGAAACCTTTCATGTCAGGAGAGGATATCTCATTTTTGCAATACACCGGAGGGACAACCGGTGTCGCGAAAGGCGCAGTGCTGACGCACAGAAATATGATTGCCAATGTGCTGCAGGCGAAAGCTGCCTACGGTCCCATTTTGCATGACGGCCGAGAGCTGGTGGTCACTGCGCTTCCGCTGTATCACGTTTTTGCTCTGACCGTGAACTGCCTGCTTTTCATCGAAATGGGCGGACAGAACCTGCTGATCACCAATCCAAGGGATATTCCTGCTTTTGTCAAAGAGCTCAAGCGTTATCCGTTTACAGCGCTGACGGGTGTCAACACACTGTTCAATGCGCTGCTCAATAATGAAGATTTCCTGGAGCTGGACTTCAGCCGACTCCACCTTTCTGTCGGCGGCGGGATGGCTGTGCAACGTGCTGTTGCAGAAAAATGGCTGGCAACGACAAAGAACTATCTGCTGGAAGGTTACGGTCTGACGGAATGTTCACCTCTGGTTGCCGCTTATCCGCATGATCTGACGGACTATAATGGCTCGATTGGCCTGCCGGTGTCTTCAACAGATATCCGGATTGTGGATGAAGAAGGTCACGTGCTGGCGATGGATCAAACCGGCGAACTTCAGGTGAAGGGGCCACAGGTCATGAAAGGGTACTGGCAGCGTCCTGAAGCAACACGTGAAGTGCTGACGGAAGACGGCTGGTTATCGACTGGCGATATTGTGCGTTTTGACGATGACGGTTTCTTACATATCGTTGATCGTAAGAAAGACATGATTCTGGTCTCCGGCTTCAACGTTTATCCCAATGAAGTTGAAGATGTCGTTGCCCTGCATAGCAAAGTGCTGGAAGTGGCGGCAATTGGTCAGCCGGATGAAGCCTCAGGTGAGGTGGTGAAGATTTGTGTCGTGAAACGCGATCCTAGTCTGACCCGCGAAGAGCTGTTGTCGCATTGCCGTCAGTACCTGACCGGTTATAAAGTGCCGAAAGTGGTGGAATTCAGAGATGAGCTGCCGAAAACCAATGTCGGGAAAATTCTGCGCCGGGCATTGCGGGAAGAGTCAGATCAGGTCGCGCAGAAAGAGACAGCGCAAGCATAA
- a CDS encoding Slp family lipoprotein, translating to MKKSILALALIVLGGCSQMPDSLQTSTETPVTDLTVVIEDPQGVQGKEVRLGGVIASVANEASRTRLEIASLPIDKSGKPELNAAPQGRFIAYIDGFADPIEYAQGKLVTVAGQLRGSEVGKIGDFDYTYPVVFAKGQQLWQIKEQIRVDDVSAYYRCLGIRCQYIHYGLRPDNLDVEYRVTPE from the coding sequence GTGAAAAAATCTATATTGGCACTTGCTCTGATCGTCTTAGGTGGCTGCAGCCAGATGCCAGACAGTTTACAAACATCGACCGAGACACCTGTCACCGACTTAACCGTCGTCATTGAAGACCCACAGGGCGTGCAGGGTAAAGAGGTTCGTCTGGGAGGCGTGATAGCCTCGGTTGCCAACGAAGCGTCACGCACGCGGCTGGAGATCGCCAGCCTGCCGATAGACAAATCAGGTAAGCCTGAGCTGAACGCGGCGCCCCAGGGGCGATTTATCGCTTATATCGATGGCTTTGCCGATCCCATCGAATATGCTCAGGGTAAACTGGTCACCGTTGCCGGCCAGCTGCGTGGCAGCGAAGTCGGTAAGATAGGTGATTTTGATTACACCTATCCTGTGGTGTTTGCCAAAGGTCAGCAACTCTGGCAAATCAAAGAGCAGATCCGTGTTGATGATGTGAGTGCCTACTACCGTTGTCTTGGCATCCGTTGTCAGTACATCCACTATGGTTTGCGGCCGGATAATCTGGATGTCGAGTACCGTGTGACCCCCGAGTAA
- the minD gene encoding septum site-determining protein MinD: protein MARIIVVTSGKGGVGKTTSSAAIASGLALKGKKTAVIDFDIGLRNLDLIMGCERRVVYDFVNVINGEAKLNQALIKDKRVDNLFVLPASQTRDKDALSKEGVEKVLSELDALGFDFIICDSPAGIETGALMALYFADEAIVTTNPEVASVRDSDRILGILDSKSRRAENSESPVKQHLLLTRYNPSRVVHGDMLSVADVEEILHIPLLGVIPESQSVLNASNKGEPVILDADSDAGQAYQDTVARLLGEDRPFRFLEEEKKGFLKRIFGG from the coding sequence ATGGCACGAATTATCGTAGTGACCTCAGGTAAAGGTGGGGTAGGTAAAACGACCTCCAGTGCGGCCATTGCGTCCGGCCTGGCCTTAAAAGGTAAAAAAACGGCCGTCATTGATTTCGATATCGGTCTGCGAAATCTGGATCTGATCATGGGCTGTGAACGCCGTGTTGTTTATGATTTCGTGAATGTGATCAATGGCGAGGCAAAACTGAATCAAGCACTGATTAAAGACAAACGAGTCGATAACCTGTTCGTATTGCCGGCTTCGCAAACTCGTGACAAAGATGCCCTGAGTAAAGAAGGGGTCGAAAAAGTCTTGTCTGAACTGGATGCGCTGGGTTTCGACTTCATCATCTGTGACTCACCGGCAGGCATCGAAACTGGCGCGCTGATGGCGTTATACTTTGCAGATGAAGCCATCGTCACCACCAACCCGGAAGTGGCTTCTGTACGTGACTCAGACCGTATTCTTGGCATTCTCGACTCTAAATCCCGCCGAGCTGAAAACAGTGAATCACCGGTGAAGCAACATTTGTTGCTGACTCGCTACAATCCTTCTCGTGTCGTTCATGGTGATATGCTCAGCGTTGCTGATGTTGAAGAAATTCTGCATATTCCATTACTCGGTGTTATCCCTGAGAGTCAGTCTGTGCTGAATGCATCCAACAAAGGTGAACCTGTGATTCTGGACGCCGATTCAGATGCAGGCCAGGCATACCAAGACACTGTTGCGCGCTTACTGGGTGAAGATCGCCCGTTCCGATTCTTAGAGGAAGAGAAAAAAGGCTTCCTGAAACGTATATTTGGAGGCTAA
- the rnd gene encoding ribonuclease D — MKFEIITTNDRLAEVCQQASQQQAVMLDTEFVRTRTLFAQLGLIQLYDGELLSLIDPLMLTDMSPLWALMKDPGVVKVLHACGEDLEVFQSAAGCMPAPMLDTQIMAAFIGHGLSTGFGALVQEYLGIELEKGEARTNWLARPLSDKQLDYAAADVFYLLPLYQQLLAKVEAKGWMDALHQECETMLVKRSRVPDPEQVYVDIKNAWQLSPKQLAILQKLASWRLQEARKRDLALNFVLKELHLWKVARYEITSKAVMAQEGFDEREIQRHGNRLISIVKEVEKMSQLDYPQPLFRLMEMPGYKQMVKRIKDEVNAVAKETGLATEFLASKKQINQLLSWAWKKGCPEDELPEMLSTWRKALFAHRVLPLVQV; from the coding sequence TTGAAATTTGAGATTATAACTACGAATGACAGACTGGCTGAGGTTTGTCAGCAGGCAAGTCAGCAGCAGGCAGTCATGCTGGATACCGAATTTGTTCGTACGCGAACTCTGTTTGCTCAGTTGGGGCTGATCCAGCTTTATGACGGTGAACTTCTGTCTTTGATTGATCCGCTCATGCTGACAGATATGTCGCCGCTCTGGGCGTTAATGAAAGATCCTGGTGTGGTAAAAGTGCTGCACGCCTGTGGTGAAGATTTGGAAGTATTCCAGTCTGCTGCAGGCTGCATGCCGGCACCTATGTTGGATACTCAGATTATGGCGGCCTTCATCGGTCATGGCTTGTCGACCGGTTTTGGTGCATTAGTACAGGAATATCTGGGGATTGAGCTGGAAAAAGGCGAAGCCAGAACCAATTGGCTTGCTCGTCCACTGAGTGATAAGCAGCTCGACTATGCTGCCGCTGATGTCTTTTATCTGTTGCCTCTGTATCAGCAGTTACTGGCAAAAGTGGAAGCGAAAGGGTGGATGGATGCGCTTCATCAGGAGTGTGAAACCATGCTGGTGAAACGCAGTCGTGTTCCTGATCCGGAGCAAGTTTACGTCGACATCAAGAATGCCTGGCAGTTGTCCCCGAAACAATTGGCTATTTTACAGAAGCTGGCTTCCTGGCGTCTTCAGGAAGCGAGAAAGCGCGATCTGGCGCTTAACTTTGTGCTTAAAGAGCTACATCTTTGGAAAGTTGCCCGTTATGAAATCACTTCAAAAGCGGTGATGGCTCAGGAAGGATTTGATGAGCGTGAAATTCAAAGACATGGCAACCGTTTGATTTCCATTGTGAAAGAGGTTGAAAAAATGAGCCAGCTGGATTATCCGCAGCCCTTATTTCGCCTGATGGAAATGCCTGGCTATAAACAAATGGTTAAACGCATCAAAGATGAAGTGAATGCTGTGGCTAAGGAAACAGGGCTGGCGACTGAGTTTCTTGCTTCGAAAAAACAAATTAATCAGTTACTGAGCTGGGCATGGAAGAAGGGCTGTCCTGAAGATGAGCTGCCTGAAATGCTCTCGACCTGGCGAAAAGCACTGTTTGCCCACCGGGTACTGCCTTTGGTTCAGGTTTAG
- the minE gene encoding cell division topological specificity factor MinE → MALLEFFRPKKQSTASVAKERLQIIVAERRSASMGNPSYLPQLKQDILEVIRRYVDVSPEHVTVHLDQKEEDLSVLELNVTLPDEK, encoded by the coding sequence ATGGCTTTGCTAGAGTTCTTCCGCCCCAAAAAACAGTCGACCGCGAGTGTGGCGAAAGAAAGGCTGCAGATCATTGTTGCTGAACGTCGCTCCGCGAGTATGGGTAATCCGAGTTACCTTCCCCAGCTCAAACAGGATATTCTGGAGGTTATCCGCCGTTATGTCGATGTCTCACCTGAGCATGTGACGGTACACCTGGACCAGAAAGAAGAAGACCTGTCGGTGCTGGAACTCAATGTCACCCTGCCCGACGAGAAATAA